GGCAACGAGCTCGGCGTCGAGCTCCCGTTCTTTTAGGGCAGCTTCCCGTTTGATATTGGTTGTGGACGCTGCCTGTTGCGTTTCATTCACCGTGGCCCCCTAGGAACCGGCGGTGCGCATCGCGCACGGAACGGAGCCGTTGTACCACGAACTCCTGGTAACCGCAGAGGACTTCGACGCGCGGCGGGCGGGGCCCGGCTCTGGTAGAGTCGCGGGCGTGCCAGAGCTGCCACCCGACGACGAGCCGAGCCCCCCCAACCCCGGGGAGACTTGCTCGCAGCACGAGGAACGCCAAGCCGTGCTGCGCTGCCCGCGCTGTAGCCGCCCGGCCTGCTTCAGCTGCTGGCAGCCCGTTCAGCGGCGCTGCCACAGCTGCGTGATGGCCTTCCCGGCCGAGGTCGCGCCCGCCATCCCCTGGGAGACCGACGGCGTCCCCTTCTGGACGGGCCTTGGGGCTACCCTGCGTCAGTCCTTCTCGCCCACCGCGACCGCGCCGGCCATGGGCCACGGCGATGTGCGCTCGGCGCTGTCGTTTGCGCTGCTCACGTGGCTGCCGTTCGCGGCGCTCCAGGGTGTCATCCCCTACACCCACACGTTGCTCTTCCAGGAGCTCGAGGTGCGCGTGGCGGGCAGCGGCGGGGTCCTGGTGGCCCTCGACGTGGCCCGCGCCGTCTCGCTCGGGGTGCTCTTGGGAGGGGTGCAGCTCGCCGCGATGGGCCTCGCGTTCGCGAGCTTGTCCCACGCCTATGGGCTCTCGGGGGTGGCCAGCGCGGCGGCAGCCTGGCGCACCGTCTTGTATCGCGGCTTCATCGTGCTGCTGTTGCCGTCGCTCATGGCGGGCGGGCGGGCGCCGTCCGACCTGGTGGCCAACCTCATGTTCTTCACGGGGTTGTTCGAGCCCAACGTCTACACCCTGGTGGTGGTGGTGGCCGGGGTCTGGCTGCTGACCACGCTGCGCACCAGCGCCCGCCTCGCGCAGGGGGTGGGGCCCGGCATGTCGTTCGTCATTCCGTTCATGGTCATGGCCGTGGGCGTCCTGGTTCGCCTGTTGGCCGAGACGGCCTGCCAGCCGCTCATGCCCGAGCTCGCGACCGAGGCCCCCGTGAGCACACCGGCGCCCGCCGAGCCTGCGGCGCCCGTCGTGCCGCCGCTCCGTACCCCCCTATAGCCGGTCCGGCGTGACCACGAACTCCACCTCGCAGAGACCGCTGGGCCCCCGCACCAACATGTAGGCCGCGCCCGTGGCGAACGGCTCGAAGCGCGGGGCCCCCGTGAGGTAGGCCGCCAGACCCGCCACCTTGGGCATGTGGGTGACCAGCGCGATGGTGTCGCTCGCGCCCGTCGTGCTGAGCGGAGCCAGCGCCTGCGTCGTGCTGCCTTCTTCGGCCGAGAGCGCCAGGTGCACACTGACCGGGACGTCGCACGCCGGGTGGACGCGCTGCACCAGGATCTCGGCGGTCTGCACGGCGCGCACCAGAGGGCTGGTGTACACGTGCGAGAGGCGCACCCCACGCTTGGCAAGGGCCTGTGCGACGTCACGCACACCCGCGCGTCCAGCCGGGGTGAGCCAGCGGCGCTCGTCCACCGGGGTGGTGTCGTAGGGCACGGCCTCGCCGTGACGAACCAAGAGGATGCGCATGGCCTCACGATAGCGCAGAGCCCTGGCCCGCGCCTGATTCGTGCCACCGTCGAGTTGCTGCAAGCGGCTCGTTGAAGAACTCTCCCGCTAGGCGCGAGCCGTTCCCCACTCATGACCCTCCGCAGCGACCAACACTTCGTCATCCGACTCGGGCTCGTGCTCTTGGCGCTCGCCGCCCTCGCGGGGCTGTTCGAGCTCTTCGCGCGGCAGGCGCCCTACACCCCGCTCGCGCTCGGGCTGTTGCCGGGTCCCATTCAGCAGCTTCGCGATGCGGCGCTGGTGCATGGGCTGGTGGCGCTGCTGGCGGGCCTCCTGCTGCCGGCGGCGTGGGCTGATGCCGCGCCCGCGCGGTTCGTGAAGGTGCTCGCTGCGGGCCACGGGCTGCTCTTCGCGACGCTGCTCTATGCTGCGGTCAGCGGTCGCATGGCCGTGCAGATCTGGGATCCGCGGCCGCTCGCGGTGGTGCTCACGGCGCTCCGCATCGTGGGCCACCTGATCGTGGTGGGGGCCTACTTGGTGTGGGCACGCCGGCTCTGGCGTGGCGCCGCGGCCTGAGGCTCGGGCGGTCCCGCTGCCACCGCCAGCACCTTGTGCGTCAGCTTGGCGATGCCCACCTCGGCGCCGTCGAGCTGTCTGTCCGCGCCCAGCGGCAAGAGGCGCGCGGGGCCGTCACTCCCGGTGATGCGTGCGTGGGTGGCGGTGAACACGATCACGCGCAGCCGTCGGTGGCTGAGGATGTGTTGCACCTCCCCCACGGGCTCGCTGCTCACGCGGGCGCTGATCCCCGCGACCATGAGCGCGCCGTTGGCCGCAGCATGCAGTGGCGCATGCGCCTCGCTGCTCTCGAGCGGCGCCATGGGTAAGCCGTAGAGCCCTCCGAAGAGCGAGTCGTCGCCGCGCACCAATGCCACCTCGGCGCCGCGCGTGGCCACCACTGCCACGAGGCTGGTGGGCCGCGGCGGCGCCTTGCGGGGGATGCGAGGCAGCTCGTGCGCGATGCCCTGCTGGCGCGCCACACACAGGTCGCGCGCCGGGCACGCGTCGCAACCGGGGCTCTTGACGGTGCACACCAGCGCGCCCAGCTCCATCATGGCTTGGTTGAAGTCGCCGGGCCGCTCGCCCACCACCAGCTGCTCGGCCAGGTCCCACAGGCGCACCTGCGTCACGCGGTCGGGCAGTGCGCTGGTGATGCCGAACAGCCGAGTGAGGATGCGCGCGACGTTGCCGTCCACGATGGGCTCCTCGAGACCGAAGCAGACGCTGCCGAGCGCCCCTGCCGTGTAGCGGCCCACCCCGGGCAGCGAGAGGCGCGCCTCGGGGTCACGTGGGACAGCCCCTCCGTAGCGCGCGACCACCTCGCGCACCCCCTGGTGGAGCATGCGTGCCCGACGGTAGTAGCCGAGGCCGCTCCACGCGGCGAGCACCTCGTCTTCGCTGGCCAGCGCCAGCGCCTCGAGCGATGGGAACCGCGAGAGGAAGCGCTGGTAGTAGGGCAGGACCGTGTCCACACGCGTCTGCTGGAGCATCACCTCCGATACCCAAACGGCATAGGGGTCGTGAGCATGCTCGCGCCACGGGAGCTGGCGCTTGGCTCGGTCGTACCAGCTCAGCAACGCCGCGCGCAGGAGCCTGATGTCGGGGCCGCTCACGCGCGAGAACGTGCAGGCTCTGGCAGAGTCGGTCAAGCTCCGCTCATGGTGCATCGCTCCGCAGCGCTGGCGTTCATGGGGCTCGTGCTCGGGTGCGGGGGCAGCGACGCTGCCGACACGCCTGCGCCTGGGCCGAGCACGCCCAGCTCATCGCAGCCCGCCGAGACGCCACCGTCGGCTGCCTTGCCGCCACCCGAGGTGCAGCTCACATGGCTGCCCGGCGGAGGGCTGGCGCTCGAGAACGCCGATGATGGCCCGGTGTCGCTGGCGCGCGAGCTGACGCTCCAGGCAGGCGAGGGGAGCGAGCCCACGCGCCTCCAGCTGGGTCTCGACTGCGCGTCGGTGGGTGCACCCACTCCGGCTGGTGCTGCCGCCTGCATCACGTTGGTTCCGGGAGCCGCGCTCGCTCTCGGCCGGTGGCCCGACGACCACGGCGCATGTCGTTGCCCGCCGTGCGTAGACACGGCAGAAGCCGGCTCATTCGTGATTCACACCTGCGACCAAGGGCAGGCTCTCACGCGCAGCCTGCCGCCACGCTGAAGCGGCGCCACGGGAGCGCTGGTCCCAGGACGATTCGGGCAGCGCTCTCTCACACCTTTGCGCCGAAGGGCCGCAGGTTCTCGCCCGTCTGCTCCGAGGCCGGCACGGTGGAGTACGAGCGTGTGCGCTGGCGCTTGCGGTGGGGAGCCGCATGGCCCGCCGTGAAGAGGCGGCGCAGCAAGAGACGCGCTCCCACCGACACCAGCCCCAGCAACGAGAGCAGCGTGAGCGCCCAGGTCAGGCCGCTCAACCACGTATCAATCTCTGTACCAGTCATGGGTCATACCTCTACTGTACTGGCTAGTCCTCATAACGCATCGCGTCAAGGTCTGCGGCCGCGTCAGCTCCGGAACGCCTCCAATGACACCCACTTGTGTCGTTTCAGGCATGAAAATTCGGATTTGCAGTCTTGACGCACATGCTAAGTGGGACTAGTTGGGTTGATAACGCACTGCGTCATATCCGCAACCGCGCACCAGGAGCAACCCGTGCAGACCATCACGACCCAGATCAAGACCAGCGGCACGCGACTTCGCGACAGCGGCACCGCCTTCGCGACCACCACCTACGAGGCCA
This genomic interval from Sandaracinaceae bacterium contains the following:
- the mutY gene encoding A/G-specific adenine glycosylase, with the translated sequence MHHERSLTDSARACTFSRVSGPDIRLLRAALLSWYDRAKRQLPWREHAHDPYAVWVSEVMLQQTRVDTVLPYYQRFLSRFPSLEALALASEDEVLAAWSGLGYYRRARMLHQGVREVVARYGGAVPRDPEARLSLPGVGRYTAGALGSVCFGLEEPIVDGNVARILTRLFGITSALPDRVTQVRLWDLAEQLVVGERPGDFNQAMMELGALVCTVKSPGCDACPARDLCVARQQGIAHELPRIPRKAPPRPTSLVAVVATRGAEVALVRGDDSLFGGLYGLPMAPLESSEAHAPLHAAANGALMVAGISARVSSEPVGEVQHILSHRRLRVIVFTATHARITGSDGPARLLPLGADRQLDGAEVGIAKLTHKVLAVAAGPPEPQAAAPRQSRRAHTK
- the sixA gene encoding phosphohistidine phosphatase SixA codes for the protein MRILLVRHGEAVPYDTTPVDERRWLTPAGRAGVRDVAQALAKRGVRLSHVYTSPLVRAVQTAEILVQRVHPACDVPVSVHLALSAEEGSTTQALAPLSTTGASDTIALVTHMPKVAGLAAYLTGAPRFEPFATGAAYMLVRGPSGLCEVEFVVTPDRL